One Mycolicibacterium sp. ND9-15 genomic window, GACACCGAGCGCGGGATCGGACGAACCCGTCGTCGTCAGCGTCGTGGGCCTGGTGCACAAGCCGGGACTGGTCACGCTCGCGACGGGTGCGCGGATCGCGGACGCGCTCACCGCGGCGGGCGGGCCGCTGGACGGCGCCGACCTGGTGGGGCTGAACATGGCAAGGCGGATCGCCGACGGTGAGCAGATCGTCGTGGGTATCGAGGCGCCACCGGGGGAACCGGCCGCGATGGGCAGCTCGGTCAGCCCGGGCGCCGCGGCGACCATTACGCCGAATGCGCCGGCGACAGGGGTTGCCGACGAACCGTCGGGAGGCAAGGTGGACCTCAACACCGCGACGGTCGAGCAACTCGACACGCTTCCTGGCATCGGCCCGGTGACCGCCGCCGCGATCGTGGCCTGGCGCGACGCCAACGGTCGGTTCACCAGCGTCGACCAGCTCGGCGATGTCGACGGTATCGGACCCGCGCGGCTGAATAAGCTGCGCGACCTCGTCCATGTGTGAAGCCGGTGACCGACGCCGGCGCTACCCCGCTCGATCTGCGCCTGGTACCGGCCGCGTTGACCAGCTGGGCGGTCACCGGCGCGGGAATCGTTTGGCAGACCGGCGGTTCGGTGGCCGCCGCTGTCGGGGCGGTGGTCGCGACCGCGGTGCTGGGGTGGTGGGGTAGTGGCCGCCGGGCGGAGGCCGACAGGAGAGGTCTCGGCGCGAGTGTCCTCGCGGTCGCGGTGGTCGCGACGGCGTTCGGCATCGCGATCGGCTTACGGGTCGACGAGTTGCGCCAGCATCCGGTCACACAGCGCTACGGCACGGTCGCCGCCGTCGTGCTCACCCCGACAGAGAGCCCGCGAACGCTCGGCGGGAACCGGACGATGTTCCGCGCTTCCCTGCTGTCGATGGACGATCACGAAATATCGGGCCAGGTGGTGGTATTCGCGTCGAGCCTCGACGTGGCCGACCTGGCGGCCAACACACCGGTTGCATTCCGGGCCCGGATCGGCAGACCCACCCGGCGCGACCTGAGCGTGGCGGTGCTGTCGGTGGTCGGTGACCCCACCTACGGCGAACCGGCCGCAATCCACCGCGCGGCCAACGACGTGCGCGCAGGCTTCGCCGACGCCGCACGGCGGTCGCTGCCCGCCGATCAGGCCGCGATGCTGCCGGCGCTCGTGCTTGGCGACACCTCTGGGGTGCCCAACCAGATGACGGCCGATTTCCGCGCGGCGGGTTTGACGCATCTGAGTGTATCGTATTTGCATGGAATCAACGGGCCGTGCTGCCATCTACACGCGAATCAGTGCCGATGCGAGCGGTGAAGCGCTCGGCGTTCAACGACAAGAGGACGACGCCCGCAAGCTGTGCGCTGAGCGTGGATGGACCGTAGTCGACGTTTTCTGCGACAACGACCGCAGCGCGCACAACCGGCGCAAGCAACGACCGCGCTACCTCGCGATGCTGGAAGCCGTCAGGGCGCGCGAAATAGACGTCATCGTCGCCTGGCACCCGGACCGCCTGCACCGGCAGATGCGCGAGCTGGTCCCGTTTATCGACCTCGTCAACGAATACGGCGTGAAAGTTGAGACGGTCACCGCTGGCGCATATGACCTGTCCACGCCTTCGGGTCGCATGCAGGCCGGAATCGTCGGGCAGGTCGCCGAATACGAAAGTGAGCACAAGTCGGAGCGCATCCGCCGCAAGCTAGAGGCGAACGCCGCAGACGGTTTGCACCACGGCGGATGCCGCCCCTACGGCTGGACCAACGACAGGAAAACTCTCGACACCGCCGAGGCGGCCGTCGTGCGGGAAGCGGCCGCGCGCGTACTGGCGGGAGAGAGCGTCAAGGCGATCGCGCGGTCGTTGAACGATGCCGGTCATGTGACCGCGACCGGTCGGCCGTGGCGCGATGTGACTGTGCGCGACATGCTGCTACGGCCACGTAACGCGGGCTTGCGGATTCACCACGACGAGGTCATCGGCGAGGGAAAATGGGCGCCGATTCTGCCGGTCGCCGACTTTCACCAGATCACCGCGATTCTGTCCAATCCGGCCCGCCGAACCAACCCCGGCCGCGACGGGCGCGTACACCTGCTCTCGGTTATCGCCCGCTGCGGGGTGTGCGGCGGCCCGATCACCGTCGCCAGAAGCAAGCCGTACAAAGGCGAGTCCAAGCCGATATACCGCTGCCGGGCGGCGCACGTCATCCGCGATCTGGCGTCGGTGGATGACCTCGTTACGCGCGTCATCGTCGGTCGACTCGCCCAGCCCGACGCCGCCGAGTTGCTCGCCGAGCCTGAGCGCGCCGACGAGGCGCACGCCGCCGCGGTGCGCGTCCAAGAGTTGCAGGACCGTCTCACCGACGCAGCCGAGGCGTTCGCCGCCGGGGCGATCACTAAGGCGCAGTTGACGACGATCAGCGCGGCGGTGCGTCCCAAGCTCGACGAGGCGAAGCTCGCCGCCGCGTCGCCGAGCAGAGCGAA contains:
- a CDS encoding ComEA family DNA-binding protein; protein product: MRTELPAERLQRRLGAEVEPDTDDDHRRPDTSLTRWLPDTTGNGPAGWIGAARADPGRAGVIALAGIGVLALLITVFVLVRDDTPVVTAAKLPPVQMVSSASPTPSAGSDEPVVVSVVGLVHKPGLVTLATGARIADALTAAGGPLDGADLVGLNMARRIADGEQIVVGIEAPPGEPAAMGSSVSPGAAATITPNAPATGVADEPSGGKVDLNTATVEQLDTLPGIGPVTAAAIVAWRDANGRFTSVDQLGDVDGIGPARLNKLRDLVHV
- a CDS encoding recombinase family protein; this translates as MESTGRAAIYTRISADASGEALGVQRQEDDARKLCAERGWTVVDVFCDNDRSAHNRRKQRPRYLAMLEAVRAREIDVIVAWHPDRLHRQMRELVPFIDLVNEYGVKVETVTAGAYDLSTPSGRMQAGIVGQVAEYESEHKSERIRRKLEANAADGLHHGGCRPYGWTNDRKTLDTAEAAVVREAAARVLAGESVKAIARSLNDAGHVTATGRPWRDVTVRDMLLRPRNAGLRIHHDEVIGEGKWAPILPVADFHQITAILSNPARRTNPGRDGRVHLLSVIARCGVCGGPITVARSKPYKGESKPIYRCRAAHVIRDLASVDDLVTRVIVGRLAQPDAAELLAEPERADEAHAAAVRVQELQDRLTDAAEAFAAGAITKAQLTTISAAVRPKLDEAKLAAASPSRAKVLGDLVKSGDPAKVWAALTPQQRRAVVDLLVEVRILRTTSGPRFDPESVEITWKA